In Streptomyces puniciscabiei, a single genomic region encodes these proteins:
- a CDS encoding helix-turn-helix transcriptional regulator — MGVRLMVVDDHRLLAEALASALKLRGHRVLAAAAPAAGAADLVIARAPEVCLLGTAAPAEPGVFDPVVKIKRERPQVAVLVLGPVPSPRGIAAAFAAGASGYVRHDERIEGVERAIMKARAGEAAVAPQLLQGAFGELLNPAAQPDDEAQRLLSMLTPREVEVLVRVADGEDTRLIAAGMGIAPSTARTHVQRVLMKLGVGSRLEAAALAARTGLLDRAGPLGSGTE, encoded by the coding sequence TGCTCGCGGAGGCGCTCGCGTCGGCGCTCAAGCTGCGCGGGCACCGGGTGCTCGCCGCGGCGGCGCCGGCCGCGGGCGCGGCGGACCTGGTGATCGCGCGGGCGCCGGAGGTGTGCCTGCTGGGTACGGCGGCACCGGCCGAACCGGGTGTCTTCGACCCGGTGGTGAAGATCAAACGGGAGCGGCCGCAGGTGGCGGTGCTGGTGCTGGGCCCGGTGCCCTCGCCGCGCGGCATCGCGGCGGCCTTCGCCGCCGGGGCGTCGGGGTACGTACGGCACGACGAGCGGATCGAGGGCGTCGAGCGGGCGATCATGAAGGCCCGGGCGGGCGAGGCCGCGGTGGCGCCGCAGTTGCTGCAGGGGGCGTTCGGGGAGCTGCTCAACCCGGCCGCGCAGCCCGACGACGAGGCGCAGCGGCTGCTGTCGATGCTGACGCCGAGGGAGGTGGAGGTGCTGGTCAGGGTGGCCGACGGGGAGGACACCCGGCTGATCGCGGCCGGCATGGGCATCGCACCGAGCACGGCCCGCACCCATGTCCAGCGCGTGCTGATGAAGCTGGGCGTCGGGTCGCGGCTGGAGGCGGCGGCGCTGGCCGCGCGCACGGGGTTGCTGGACCGGGCGGGGCCGTTGGGTTCCGGCACCGAGTAG
- a CDS encoding sodium:solute symporter family protein gives MQTPTDSPLYLAAALRLPTNWLDYTILAIYFVVVLGIGFAARRSVKTSLDFFLSGRSLPAWITGLAFISANLAATEILGMAANSAQYGAYTVHWYWIGAIPAMVFLGLVMMPFYYGSKVRSVPEFLLLRFDRGAHLLSSILFAFAAILIAGVNLYALAIVVEALLGWPQWVAIVVAGAFVLAYITLGGLSSAIYNEVLQFFVILAALIPITALGLKKAGGWDGLTHKLTATHGANFTTAWGGTGIGHVNPLGANWLTIVLGLGFVLSFGYWTTNFAEVQRALSAKNLSAGQRTPLIAAYPKIFIVFLVMIPGLVAAALIPKFGTAGSGYQYNDAIPFLMQELLPNGVLGIAVTGLLAAFMAGMAANVSSFNTVFTNDIWAKYVVRGREDAYYVRFGRLITVIGVLASVGTAFLASSFSNIMSYLQTLFSFFNVPMFVVFIVGMFWKRASAKSGFWGLLAGTVTAMVNYFVFYKKGIIAIPSDQGANFVSAIAGFVAGAVVMVAVSLFTRPKPAEELQGLVYGTRSPGMSEPPAPGDEAWYRRPALLGWGAVVLAAVCYVPFSF, from the coding sequence ATGCAAACCCCCACAGACAGTCCCCTGTACTTGGCGGCGGCGCTACGGCTCCCCACCAACTGGCTGGACTACACGATCCTGGCGATCTACTTCGTCGTCGTGCTCGGGATCGGCTTCGCGGCCCGCCGCTCGGTGAAGACCAGCCTCGACTTCTTCCTGTCCGGACGCTCGCTGCCCGCCTGGATCACCGGCCTCGCCTTCATCTCGGCGAACCTGGCGGCCACCGAGATCCTGGGCATGGCCGCGAACAGCGCCCAGTACGGCGCGTACACCGTGCACTGGTACTGGATCGGCGCCATCCCGGCCATGGTCTTCCTCGGCCTGGTGATGATGCCGTTCTACTACGGCAGCAAGGTCCGCTCGGTCCCCGAGTTCCTGCTGCTGCGCTTCGACCGGGGCGCCCACCTGCTCAGTTCGATCCTGTTCGCGTTCGCCGCCATCCTGATCGCGGGCGTCAACCTGTACGCCCTCGCGATCGTCGTCGAGGCCCTGCTGGGCTGGCCGCAGTGGGTCGCGATCGTGGTCGCCGGCGCGTTCGTGCTGGCGTACATCACCCTCGGCGGTCTGTCCTCGGCGATCTACAACGAGGTGCTGCAGTTCTTCGTGATCCTGGCCGCCCTCATCCCGATCACCGCCCTCGGCCTGAAGAAGGCCGGCGGCTGGGACGGCCTGACCCACAAGCTCACCGCGACGCACGGGGCGAACTTCACCACCGCCTGGGGCGGCACCGGCATCGGACACGTCAACCCGCTCGGCGCGAACTGGCTGACCATCGTCCTCGGCCTCGGCTTCGTGCTGTCCTTCGGCTACTGGACGACCAACTTCGCCGAGGTGCAGCGCGCCCTGTCCGCGAAGAACCTCTCCGCCGGGCAGCGGACCCCGCTGATCGCCGCCTACCCGAAGATCTTCATCGTCTTCCTGGTGATGATCCCGGGCCTGGTCGCCGCCGCGCTCATCCCGAAGTTCGGCACCGCGGGCTCCGGCTACCAGTACAACGACGCCATCCCCTTCCTGATGCAGGAACTGCTGCCCAACGGCGTGCTCGGCATCGCCGTCACCGGTCTGCTCGCCGCCTTCATGGCCGGCATGGCGGCCAACGTGTCGTCCTTCAACACCGTGTTCACCAACGACATCTGGGCGAAGTACGTGGTGCGCGGCCGCGAGGACGCCTACTACGTCCGGTTCGGCCGCCTGATCACCGTGATCGGTGTCCTCGCCTCCGTCGGCACGGCGTTCCTGGCGTCGTCGTTCTCGAACATCATGAGCTACCTGCAGACGCTGTTCTCCTTCTTCAACGTGCCGATGTTCGTCGTTTTCATCGTCGGCATGTTCTGGAAGCGCGCGTCCGCCAAGTCCGGCTTCTGGGGCCTGCTCGCGGGCACCGTGACCGCGATGGTCAACTACTTCGTCTTCTACAAGAAGGGGATCATCGCCATCCCCTCCGACCAGGGCGCCAACTTCGTCTCCGCGATCGCCGGCTTCGTCGCCGGCGCGGTCGTGATGGTCGCGGTGTCCCTGTTCACCAGGCCCAAGCCGGCCGAGGAGCTGCAGGGCCTGGTCTACGGCACCCGCTCCCCCGGCATGTCCGAACCGCCCGCGCCCGGCGACGAGGCCTGGTACCGCAGGCCGGCCCTGCTGGGCTGGGGCGCGGTCGTGCTGGCCGCCGTCTGCTACGTCCCGTTCTCGTTCTGA
- the galT gene encoding galactose-1-phosphate uridylyltransferase, whose amino-acid sequence MKKTSTRLADGRELIYYDLKDDAVRDAVDRRPLEPTRTTSEVRRDVLLGDSVAVASHRQGRTYHPPADECPLCPTQGDRLSEIPDSSYDVVVFENRFPSLAGDSGRCEVVCFTSDHDASFTDLTVEQARLVLDAWTDRTSELSHLPAVEQVFCFENRGAEIGVTLGHPHGQIYAYPFTTPRTALMLRSLAAHKEATGGENLFDAVVERELAGERVVLEGEHWVAFVPYAAHWPYEVHLYPKRRVPDLLALDEAARTEFPQVYLELLRRFDRIFDGGDGGENAAGEPPTPYIAAWHQAPFSALEEFEGVTRDDFALHLELFTIRRTSGKLKFLAGSESGMSVFINDVPPERAAERLREVASS is encoded by the coding sequence TTGAAGAAGACCTCGACACGGCTGGCCGACGGTCGTGAGCTGATCTACTACGACCTCAAGGACGACGCCGTGCGGGACGCCGTCGACCGCCGTCCACTGGAGCCGACCCGTACGACGTCCGAGGTCCGCCGTGACGTGCTGCTCGGCGACTCGGTCGCCGTCGCCTCCCACCGGCAGGGCCGCACCTACCATCCGCCGGCCGACGAGTGCCCGCTGTGCCCCACGCAGGGCGACCGGCTGAGCGAGATCCCGGACTCGTCGTACGACGTCGTCGTCTTCGAGAACCGGTTCCCCTCCCTCGCCGGCGACTCCGGCCGCTGCGAGGTCGTCTGCTTCACCTCCGACCACGACGCCTCCTTCACCGACCTGACCGTCGAGCAGGCGCGCCTGGTGCTGGACGCGTGGACGGACCGCACGTCGGAGCTGTCGCATCTGCCCGCCGTCGAGCAGGTCTTCTGTTTCGAGAACCGCGGTGCCGAGATCGGCGTGACCCTGGGCCACCCGCACGGACAGATCTACGCATACCCCTTCACCACCCCGCGCACCGCGCTGATGCTCCGCTCGCTCGCCGCGCACAAGGAGGCCACCGGCGGCGAGAACCTCTTCGACGCCGTGGTGGAGCGGGAACTGGCCGGTGAGCGGGTCGTCCTTGAGGGTGAACACTGGGTGGCGTTCGTGCCGTACGCGGCGCACTGGCCCTACGAGGTCCACCTGTACCCCAAGCGCCGCGTGCCCGATCTGCTCGCCCTCGACGAGGCGGCGCGCACAGAATTCCCCCAGGTCTATCTGGAACTCTTGAGGCGCTTCGACCGGATCTTCGATGGCGGGGACGGAGGGGAAAACGCTGCGGGTGAGCCTCCGACGCCGTACATCGCGGCCTGGCACCAGGCTCCGTTCAGCGCGCTGGAGGAGTTCGAGGGGGTCACGCGCGACGACTTCGCGCTCCACCTCGAGCTTTTCACCATCCGCCGCACTTCCGGCAAGCTGAAGTTTCTCGCGGGTTCCGAGTCCGGCATGAGCGTGTTCATCAACGACGTGCCGCCGGAGCGCGCGGCCGAGCGACTGCGAGAGGTAGCGAGTTCATGA
- the galE gene encoding UDP-glucose 4-epimerase GalE, with product MKYLVTGGAGYVGSVVAQHLLEAGHEVTVLDNLSTGFRAGVPAGAAFVEGDIRDAAKWLDPSYDGVLHFAASSQVGESVVKPEKYWDNNVAGSMALLGAMREAGVRTLVFSSTAATYGEPEQVPIVESAPTRPTNPYGASKLAVDHMITSEANAHGLAAVSLRYFNVAGAHGAYGERHDPESHLIPLVLQVAQGRREAISVYGDDYPTPDGTCVRDYIHVADLAEAHLLALKAARPGEHLICNLGNGEGFSVRQVIETVRQVTGHPIPEIVAPRRGGDPAVLVASADTAREKLGWNPTRADLAGIVADAWEFAQSITKEH from the coding sequence ATGAAGTACCTGGTGACGGGTGGCGCGGGTTACGTCGGCAGCGTGGTGGCCCAGCACCTGCTGGAGGCCGGGCACGAGGTCACCGTCCTCGACAACCTCTCCACCGGCTTCCGCGCGGGCGTGCCCGCCGGCGCGGCCTTCGTCGAGGGCGACATCCGCGACGCCGCCAAGTGGCTCGACCCCTCCTACGACGGCGTGCTGCACTTCGCCGCGTCCTCCCAGGTCGGCGAGTCGGTGGTGAAGCCGGAGAAGTACTGGGACAACAACGTCGCCGGCTCGATGGCGCTGCTCGGCGCGATGCGCGAGGCGGGCGTGCGCACGCTCGTCTTCTCCTCCACGGCCGCCACGTACGGCGAGCCGGAGCAGGTCCCGATCGTGGAGAGCGCCCCGACGCGGCCGACCAACCCCTACGGCGCCTCCAAGCTCGCCGTCGACCACATGATCACCAGCGAGGCGAACGCCCACGGCCTGGCCGCGGTCTCCCTGCGCTACTTCAACGTGGCCGGCGCCCACGGCGCGTACGGCGAGCGCCACGACCCCGAGTCGCACCTCATCCCGCTGGTCCTCCAGGTCGCCCAGGGCCGCCGCGAGGCGATCTCCGTCTACGGCGACGACTACCCGACCCCGGACGGCACCTGCGTCCGCGACTACATCCACGTCGCGGACCTGGCCGAGGCCCACCTGCTGGCCCTCAAGGCGGCCCGCCCGGGCGAGCACCTGATCTGCAACCTCGGCAACGGCGAGGGCTTCTCCGTCCGCCAGGTGATCGAGACGGTCCGGCAGGTCACCGGCCACCCGATCCCCGAGATCGTGGCCCCGCGCCGGGGAGGCGACCCGGCCGTCCTGGTCGCCTCGGCGGACACGGCCCGCGAGAAGCTGGGCTGGAACCCGACCCGCGCGGACCTCGCGGGCATCGTCGCGGACGCGTGGGAGTTCGCGCAGAGCATCACGAAGGAGCACTAG
- the galK gene encoding galactokinase — protein MGAQQVAERFAELYGAEPEGVWAAPGRVNLIGEHTDYNDGFVMPFALPHRAVAAVSRRTDGVLRLHSADIDGGIVELSLDALAPGSDANWTAYPAGVVWALRDAGHGVTGADVHLSSTVPTGAGLSSSAALEVVIALALNDLFALDLPRWRLARLCQRAENVYVGAPTGIMDQTASACCEQGHALFLDTRDLSQRQIPFDLAAEGLRLLVVDTQVKHAHSGGEYGKRRAGCEKGAALLGVDALRDVPYAELDAALARLGDEEEVVRLVRHVVTEDQRVERVVELLRAGETRAIGPVLTEGHASLRDDFRISCPELDLVVDTALANGALGARMTGGGFGGSAIVLTEAAEVDTLTKAIEEAFAAAGHTAPRVFEAVPSAGARRLS, from the coding sequence GTGGGGGCACAGCAGGTCGCGGAGCGCTTCGCCGAGCTGTACGGCGCCGAGCCGGAGGGAGTGTGGGCGGCACCCGGCCGCGTCAACCTCATCGGTGAGCACACCGACTACAACGACGGCTTCGTGATGCCGTTCGCGCTGCCGCACCGGGCGGTCGCGGCGGTCTCGCGCCGCACCGACGGCGTGCTGCGCCTGCACTCGGCGGACATCGACGGCGGCATCGTGGAGCTGTCCCTGGACGCCCTGGCGCCCGGGAGCGACGCGAACTGGACGGCGTACCCGGCGGGCGTGGTCTGGGCGCTGCGCGACGCGGGCCACGGCGTGACCGGCGCGGACGTCCACCTGTCGTCCACGGTCCCGACCGGAGCCGGCCTGTCCTCCTCGGCGGCCCTGGAGGTCGTGATCGCGCTCGCGCTGAACGACCTGTTCGCACTGGACCTGCCGCGCTGGCGGCTGGCCCGGCTGTGCCAGCGCGCGGAGAACGTCTACGTCGGCGCGCCCACCGGGATCATGGACCAGACGGCGTCGGCCTGCTGCGAGCAGGGCCACGCGCTCTTCCTGGACACCCGTGACCTGTCCCAGCGGCAGATCCCCTTCGACCTCGCGGCCGAGGGCCTGCGCCTGCTGGTCGTGGACACCCAGGTCAAGCACGCCCACAGCGGCGGCGAGTACGGCAAGCGGCGGGCGGGCTGCGAGAAGGGCGCGGCCCTGCTCGGCGTCGACGCCCTGCGGGACGTTCCGTACGCCGAGCTGGACGCGGCCCTCGCCCGCCTCGGCGACGAGGAGGAGGTGGTTCGCCTGGTCCGCCATGTGGTGACGGAGGACCAGCGGGTGGAGCGGGTGGTCGAGCTGCTGCGCGCCGGTGAGACCCGCGCGATCGGCCCCGTCCTCACCGAGGGCCACGCCTCCCTGCGCGACGACTTCCGTATCTCCTGCCCGGAGCTGGACCTGGTCGTCGACACCGCCCTGGCGAACGGCGCGCTCGGCGCCCGGATGACCGGCGGCGGCTTCGGCGGCTCGGCGATCGTCCTGACGGAGGCGGCCGAGGTGGACACCCTCACCAAGGCGATCGAGGAGGCGTTCGCCGCGGCGGGCCACACCGCGCCTCGGGTGTTCGAGGCGGTGCCCTCGGCGGGGGCGCGCCGGCTGAGCTGA
- a CDS encoding LuxR C-terminal-related transcriptional regulator, whose amino-acid sequence MVRIRVLVVDDHRIFAESLAAALAAEPDVDVSAAGSGPAALRCLERAAGEGRRFDVLLVDSDLGGHVPGTRPAVPVPVQEGGEDGLVDGISLVAGVRAAQPAVRIVVLAEKDDPRRAALALQAGASGWVAKDCSLSRLLTVIRGVLRDETHLPPALLTGVLRELTAARRHRTESERLVESLTPREREVLRCMVAGLGRKAVAERLFLSPHTVRTHMQNVLGKLGVHSTLAAVALARRAGVGPAELTGDVVERGGQLA is encoded by the coding sequence GTGGTTCGTATCCGAGTCCTGGTCGTCGACGACCACCGCATCTTCGCCGAGTCGCTCGCGGCCGCCCTGGCGGCCGAGCCGGACGTCGACGTCTCCGCCGCCGGCAGCGGCCCCGCGGCGCTGCGCTGTCTGGAGCGGGCGGCCGGTGAGGGTCGCCGCTTCGACGTGCTGCTGGTCGACTCCGACCTGGGCGGCCACGTGCCCGGCACCCGTCCGGCCGTGCCCGTGCCGGTGCAGGAGGGCGGCGAGGACGGGCTGGTCGACGGTATATCGCTGGTCGCCGGGGTCCGGGCCGCCCAGCCCGCCGTGCGGATCGTGGTGCTCGCCGAGAAGGACGATCCCCGGCGGGCGGCGCTCGCGCTGCAGGCCGGTGCCTCCGGGTGGGTCGCCAAGGACTGCTCGCTGTCCCGGCTGCTGACGGTGATCCGGGGCGTGCTGCGCGACGAGACGCATCTGCCGCCCGCCCTGCTCACCGGCGTGCTCAGGGAGCTGACGGCCGCCCGCCGGCACCGCACCGAGAGCGAGCGGCTGGTGGAGTCCCTCACCCCGCGCGAACGCGAGGTGCTGCGCTGCATGGTCGCGGGCCTCGGCCGCAAGGCCGTCGCCGAGCGGCTGTTCCTCTCCCCGCACACCGTGCGCACCCACATGCAGAACGTCCTCGGCAAGCTGGGCGTCCACTCCACGCTGGCCGCCGTCGCACTCGCCCGCCGTGCGGGGGTCGGACCGGCCGAGCTAACCGGGGATGTTGTCGAACGGGGCGGTCAACTGGCGTAG
- the tamR gene encoding MarR family transcriptional regulator TamR produces MEDEVDRLVAAWRRERPDLDVEPLEVLSRVSRLARHLDRARRLAFAEHQLEPWEFDVLTALRRAGTPYQLSPGQLLTQTLVTSGTMTNRIDRLAKKGLVERLPDPSDRRGVLVRLTDTGRDRADEALAGLLEQERAILAELSRAQRAELAGLLRQLTAPFDNIPG; encoded by the coding sequence ATGGAGGACGAGGTCGATCGGCTGGTCGCAGCGTGGCGCCGGGAACGTCCGGACCTCGACGTGGAGCCGCTGGAAGTGCTCAGCCGGGTGAGCCGGCTCGCCCGGCATCTGGACCGTGCGCGCCGGCTCGCCTTCGCCGAACATCAGCTGGAGCCGTGGGAGTTCGATGTGCTGACCGCGCTCCGGCGCGCGGGCACGCCGTACCAGCTCTCCCCCGGTCAGCTGCTGACCCAGACCCTGGTCACCTCGGGCACGATGACCAACCGGATCGACCGGCTGGCCAAGAAGGGCCTGGTCGAGCGGCTGCCCGATCCGAGCGACCGGCGGGGTGTGCTGGTCCGGCTGACCGACACCGGCCGGGACCGCGCGGACGAGGCGCTGGCCGGCCTGCTGGAGCAGGAGCGGGCGATCCTCGCCGAGCTGTCCCGCGCCCAGCGCGCCGAACTCGCCGGTCTGCTACGCCAGTTGACCGCCCCGTTCGACAACATCCCCGGTTAG
- a CDS encoding trans-aconitate 2-methyltransferase — translation MTTPIWDPGQYLRHAGHRARPFADLLARVPALPTEPPAGQPRIADLGCGPGNVTVLLTERWPAAHVTGYDNSSEMLDAAHTGHEGPTAGGGRLDFAHADVRTWAPGEPYDLIVSNATLQWVPGHTDRFADWIAGLRPGGALAFQVPDNIDAPLHALMRELAATPRWKSRLAEVLRRTDSVHTPGAYLDRLARLGCATDVWQTTYHHVLQGEDPVLDWVKGTGLRPALTALADDPEARDAFLAEYRDLLRQAYPSAPYGTVLPFRRLFAVAVKEA, via the coding sequence ATGACGACACCGATCTGGGACCCCGGGCAGTATCTGCGGCACGCCGGTCACCGCGCCCGTCCCTTCGCCGACCTCCTCGCCCGCGTCCCCGCCCTGCCCACGGAACCGCCCGCAGGGCAACCCCGCATCGCCGACCTCGGCTGCGGCCCGGGCAACGTGACCGTGCTGCTCACCGAACGCTGGCCGGCCGCCCACGTCACGGGGTACGACAACTCGTCCGAGATGCTCGACGCGGCCCACACCGGGCACGAGGGCCCCACAGCCGGGGGCGGCCGGCTGGACTTCGCCCACGCCGACGTGCGCACCTGGGCGCCCGGAGAGCCGTACGACCTGATCGTCTCCAACGCCACCCTGCAGTGGGTGCCGGGGCACACCGACCGGTTCGCCGACTGGATCGCCGGCCTGCGGCCCGGCGGCGCCCTCGCCTTCCAGGTGCCCGACAACATCGACGCCCCGCTGCACGCCCTGATGCGCGAACTCGCCGCCACCCCGCGCTGGAAGTCCCGCCTCGCCGAGGTCCTGCGCCGCACCGACTCCGTGCACACCCCCGGCGCCTACCTGGACCGCCTCGCCCGCCTCGGCTGCGCGACCGACGTGTGGCAGACGACGTACCACCACGTCCTGCAGGGCGAGGATCCCGTCCTGGACTGGGTGAAGGGGACCGGCCTGCGGCCCGCGCTGACCGCGCTCGCCGACGACCCCGAGGCACGGGACGCGTTCCTGGCCGAGTACCGGGACCTGCTGCGGCAGGCCTACCCGAGCGCGCCGTACGGCACGGTCCTGCCGTTCCGCCGCCTGTTCGCCGTCGCCGTGAAGGAGGCCTGA
- a CDS encoding VOC family protein — MLAAVDHVQLAAPPGSEDALRAYYVDVLGMTEIPKPPVPAARGGCWFQAGAVQLHLGIEEDFRPAKKAHPGLRVTEIEAYAARLTAKGAKVTWDDNLPGHLRFYSQDPVGNRLEFLQPR; from the coding sequence ATGCTCGCCGCGGTCGACCATGTGCAGCTGGCGGCCCCGCCCGGGTCGGAGGACGCGCTGCGGGCGTACTACGTCGACGTGCTGGGGATGACGGAGATCCCCAAGCCGCCGGTGCCGGCGGCGCGCGGCGGCTGCTGGTTCCAGGCGGGTGCCGTGCAGCTGCATCTCGGGATCGAGGAGGACTTCAGGCCCGCGAAGAAGGCCCACCCCGGCCTGAGAGTCACGGAGATCGAGGCGTACGCCGCCCGGCTCACCGCCAAGGGCGCCAAGGTGACCTGGGACGACAACCTCCCCGGCCACCTGCGTTTCTACTCGCAGGACCCGGTGGGCAACCGGCTGGAGTTCCTCCAGCCCCGGTAA
- a CDS encoding TetR/AcrR family transcriptional regulator, translating into MIDAVATDSSSTSSNEKPRRTRRTRMTGAERRQQLLEIGRTLFAAKGFEGTSVEEIAAKAGVSKPVVYEHFGGKEGLYAVVVDREMRRLLDMVTSSLTAGHPRELCEQAAFALLDYIEEYTDGFRILVRDSPIPQSTGSFASLISDIATQVEDILGREFKSRGFDPKLAPLYAQALVGMVALTGQWWLDVRRPKKAEVAAHLVNLAWHGLDGLEQKPRLIGHRKA; encoded by the coding sequence ATGATTGACGCCGTGGCGACCGACTCCAGCAGCACCTCCAGCAATGAAAAGCCGCGGCGGACCCGCCGGACCCGTATGACCGGTGCCGAGCGCCGCCAGCAGCTGCTGGAGATCGGTCGCACCCTCTTCGCGGCGAAAGGTTTCGAGGGCACCTCGGTGGAGGAGATCGCGGCGAAGGCCGGGGTGTCCAAGCCGGTGGTGTACGAGCACTTCGGCGGCAAGGAGGGGCTGTACGCGGTGGTGGTGGACCGTGAGATGCGCCGCCTGCTGGACATGGTGACCAGCTCGCTCACGGCCGGCCACCCGCGCGAGCTGTGCGAGCAGGCCGCGTTCGCGCTGCTGGACTACATCGAGGAGTACACGGACGGCTTCCGCATCCTGGTCCGCGACTCCCCCATCCCCCAGTCGACGGGTTCCTTCGCCTCCCTCATCTCCGACATCGCCACCCAGGTGGAGGACATCCTGGGCCGCGAGTTCAAGTCCCGCGGCTTCGACCCGAAGCTGGCCCCGCTGTACGCGCAGGCGCTGGTCGGCATGGTCGCGCTGACCGGCCAGTGGTGGCTGGACGTGCGCCGCCCGAAGAAGGCCGAGGTCGCGGCCCATCTGGTGAACCTGGCCTGGCACGGCCTGGACGGCCTGGAGCAGAAGCCGCGGCTGATCGGGCACCGGAAGGCGTAG
- a CDS encoding acyl-CoA desaturase — translation MTSSSDVIEEARQATDTSTPSATLGGEQKRSIEQITLLLFITVPFLALVAAVPLAWGWGVSWLDLGLLVFFYFLGCHGITIGFHRYFTHGSFKARRPLRIALAIMGSLAVEGPLVRWVADHRKHHKFSDAEGDPHSPWRFGETVPALMKGLWWAHIGWMFDEEQTPQDKYAPDLIKDPAIRAISRQFVLWTATSLLLPPLIGGLVTMSWWGACTAFFWGSLVRVALLHHVTWSINSICHAVGKRPFKSRDRSGNVWWLAVLSCGESWHNLHHADPTSARHGVMRGQIDSSARFIRIFELLGWAYDVRWPSRSRIDSRRNTGEDGSRRRKETAKAA, via the coding sequence ATGACCTCAAGTTCCGATGTGATCGAAGAAGCCCGTCAGGCCACCGACACCTCCACCCCCTCCGCCACGCTGGGCGGCGAGCAGAAGCGCTCGATCGAACAGATCACGCTGCTTTTGTTCATCACCGTGCCGTTCCTCGCGCTCGTGGCGGCTGTGCCGCTGGCCTGGGGCTGGGGGGTGAGCTGGCTCGACCTGGGCCTGCTGGTGTTCTTCTACTTCCTGGGGTGCCACGGCATCACGATCGGTTTCCACCGGTACTTCACCCACGGCTCGTTCAAGGCCAGGCGGCCGCTGAGGATCGCGCTGGCGATCATGGGCTCGCTGGCGGTCGAGGGGCCCCTGGTGCGCTGGGTGGCCGATCACCGCAAGCATCACAAGTTCTCTGACGCGGAAGGCGACCCGCACTCCCCGTGGCGGTTCGGGGAGACGGTTCCGGCGCTGATGAAGGGCCTGTGGTGGGCGCACATCGGCTGGATGTTCGACGAGGAGCAGACCCCGCAGGACAAGTACGCGCCGGATCTGATCAAGGACCCGGCGATCCGGGCGATCTCCCGCCAGTTCGTGCTGTGGACGGCGACGTCCCTGCTGCTGCCGCCGCTGATCGGCGGTCTGGTGACGATGTCCTGGTGGGGTGCGTGCACCGCGTTCTTCTGGGGTTCACTCGTGCGGGTGGCGTTGCTGCACCACGTGACGTGGTCGATCAACTCGATCTGCCACGCGGTGGGCAAGCGGCCGTTCAAGTCGCGGGACCGTTCGGGCAACGTGTGGTGGCTGGCGGTGCTGTCGTGCGGCGAGTCCTGGCACAACCTGCACCACGCCGACCCGACCTCGGCGCGGCACGGTGTGATGCGCGGCCAGATCGACTCCTCGGCGCGGTTCATCCGGATCTTCGAGCTGCTCGGCTGGGCGTACGACGTGCGCTGGCCGTCACGCTCGCGTATCGATTCGCGCCGTAACACCGGGGAAGACGGCTCCCGGCGCCGGAAGGAGACCGCGAAGGCGGCATGA